From Glycine soja cultivar W05 chromosome 4, ASM419377v2, whole genome shotgun sequence, the proteins below share one genomic window:
- the LOC114409779 gene encoding TORTIFOLIA1-like protein 3, with the protein MPRATTTQSQNIKQRVLTCLTKLSDRDTQVAGANELESIARTLDPHSVPVFLSCIHSTDASDKTPVRKQCVHLVATLSHAHGDALSPFLSKILACLVRRLRDPDSSIRAACADSVGALSARVTRQPFAAAFLKPLAEALFTEQDPSSQAGAALCLASAIEAAPDPDPARLARLLPRLERLIKSKVFRAKPALLALVGSVVEARGATSGAALRSLVPCLLEALGSEDWATRKGAAEALKKLASVERDLLAEFKGGCLKVFEDRRFDKVKLVREVMNQMLEAWKHIPDVSDEFSPPPQLQLSSKENASDGRYPPVSQNSCSPGSVMSKLRKKSSPASKSTPPDRSAVRNAKKSALSGDRMGSGVLQKLNHNHWDVRIAVSNVPDRGERRQKDEDVLERSKKDKSRFFKQETKRALFDKNSDDKMHKSGGSKAGSRVVPCSEESQDSGPVCNVTKDLHRNDKESEELSLIRAQLVQIEKQQSSLLDLVQKFMGNSENGMHTLETRVHGLELALDEISYDLAVSSGRISKSDAPKNTCCLLPGAEFLSTKFWKKTQGRYSSYRFSRTGSTPLLASSHYRANRNAKSNRLASHRFRVHGDGSFMTNPLAEIKINSREISGSARSELA; encoded by the exons ATGCCTCGCGCCACAACAACCCAATCGCAGAACATAAAGCAGAGGGTACTCACGTGCCTAACAAAGCTCTCAGATCGCGACACACAAGTCGCAGGAGCCAACGAGCTCGAGTCCATCGCGCGCACCCTGGACCCGCACTCTGTTCCAGTCTTCCTCTCGTGCATCCACTCCACCGACGCCTCCGACAAAACCCCCGTTCGCAAGCAATGCGTGCACCTCGTGGCCACGCTCTCCCACGCCCACGGCGACGCGCTCTCCCCCTTCCTCTCCAAAATCCTCGCCTGCCTTGTCCGCCGCCTCCGCGACCCGGACTCCTCGATCCGGGCCGCGTGCGCCGACTCCGTCGGCGCACTCTCGGCGCGCGTCACGAGGCAACCGTTCGCCGCGGCGTTCCTGAAGCCGCTGGCGGAGGCGCTGTTCACTGAGCAGGACCCGAGCTCGCAGGCTGGAGCCGCTCTCTGTCTGGCCTCCGCGATTGAAGCGGCTCCGGATCCGGACCCGGCCAGGCTGGCCAGGTTGCTCCCGAGGCTCGAGAGGCTGATCAAGAGCAAGGTGTTTAGGGCCAAGCCAGCGCTGCTGGCGCTCGTTGGAAGCGTTGTCGAGGCGCGCGGCGCGACGAGCGGCGCCGCGTTGAGGAGTTTGGTTCCTTGTCTTCTGGAGGCGCTGGGGAGTGAGGACTGGGCCACTAGGAAGGGCGCGGCGGAGGCGTTGAAGAAGCTCGCGAGCGTGGAGAGGGACCTCTTGGCGGAGTTCAAGGGTGGATGCTTGAAAGTGTTTGAAGATCGCCGATTTGATAAG GTAAAGTTGGTTCGGGAGGTTATGAATCAGATGTTGGAGGCATGGAAGCATATTCCTGATGTTTCAGATGAGTTCTCTCCACCTCCTCAATTGCAGTTGTCTTCAAAAG AGAATGCAAGTGATGGGCGCTATCCTCCTGTCTCTCAAAATTCATGCAGTCCAGGTTCTGTAATGAGTAAATTGAGGAAGAAATCGAGCCCAGCTAGCAAATCAACTCCACCAGATAGATCTGCTGTTAGGAATGCAAAAAAGAGTGCATTAAGTGGCGATAGGATGGGTTCAGGTGTTTTGCAGAAACTGAACCATAACCATTGGGATGTTCGAATTGCTGTGTCAAATGTTCCTGATCGTGGTGAACGCCGGCAGAAGGATGAAGATGTTTTGGAAAGAAGCAAAAAGGATAAAAGCAGATTTTTTAAGCAGGAAACAAAACGGGCTCTATTTGATAAAAATTCTGATGACAAGATGCATAAATCTGGTGGGTCCAAAGCTGGATCTCGTGTGGTTCCTTGTTCTGAAGAGAGTCAAGACTCAGGTCCTGTCTGTAATGTAACTAAGGATCTCCATAGGAATGACAAAGAGAGTGAAGAATTATCTTTGATTCGTGCTCAATTAGTTCAAATTGAAAAGCAGCAGTCAAGTCTGCTTGATCTTGTACAG AAATTCATGGGGAACTCTGAAAATGGAATGCATACTTTAGAGACTCGTGTGCATGGCCTGGAGTTAGCATTGGATGAGATCTCTTATGATTTGGCTGTATCAAGTGGAAGGATATCTAAATCTGATGCTCCTAAGAATACTTGTTGCCTGCTACCTGGTGCTGAATTTTTAAGCACCAAATTCTGGAAGAAAACACAGGGCCGGTATTCATCGTACCGATTCTCTAGAACTGGTAGCACTCCATTACTAGCTTCCAGTCATTACAGAGCTAACAGGAATGCCAAATCTAATAGGTTGGCAAGCCATAGATTTAGGGTCCATGGTGATGGAAGCTTCATGACTAATCCTCTGGcagagattaaaattaattcaagggAGATTTCAGGCTCTGCAAGATCAGAGCTAGCTTGA